The segment CATTGACAGTACGGGCCGTTAGCAGCGAACTTTATGCAGACATGAGCCTTCCATCCTCATCTTCATGGAAACCTATCTTCAAGCGCATTACGTTTAGCCTATTCGCGATTGCGGCCCTACTCGGGATGACCGGCTGCGATTTTAAAGGGCGCATGTCGACGTTTGACCCGAAAGGCCCCATCGCCGAAATGCAGCTGGAGATCTTTTATATCACCGTTTGGGTGACACTTTTTCTCTTTATCGCAGTCGGCGGGGCGCTTTTATATGCGGTCTGGAAATTCCGCGAAACCCCTGAGAATAAAAACGATCCAATTCCGCGAGTCGGTCACGGAAATCCGTTGATTGAAGTGGGGTTGATCGCCGCCTCGATCCTCATGCTCGTCATCATCGCCGTCCCCACGGTCCAAGTAATCTGGGAGCAGCATGAGCTTCCGGTAGATAGTGAGCGTTACCGCGAACGCTATGGCGATTACGAGCAGAACCTCCTTGGAAATTGGTATGATGGGGACATCGCAGATGGTGAAGAGGATGAAGTGCTAGTTATCAAGGCCTATGGTTGGCAATGGTGGTGGTCATTTGAGTATCCACAGCTCGACGGTGTGGTGACTGCAAACGAGATGGTTATTCCTAGAGGCAAGGTCGTGAAAATCGAACTGCGCTCGAAAGACGTGATTCATTCCTTTTGGCTTCCCAAGATTGCTGGGAAAGTCGACTTGATGCCGGGGCGTGTGAACTGGATGTGGATTCAAGCGGACGAGCCAGGTTATTATTACGGACAGTGCGCCGAGTATTGTGGCGATTCGCACGCCTATATGTTGTTTCGTGCAGAGGTAGTGGAACCCGATGAGTTCGAAACCTGGATCGACCGCCAGCAGCGCACGATTGAAGCTCCCGAAGGCTACGATACGTGGGGAGCTTGGTTGGGAGCTACAAACCAGGATGAGTCCTTGGCTAATACACCCTTCCTCAAGGGAGCCAAAGCCTACTTCGCGAATAATTGTTCTTACTGCCACGCCATCAATGACATGTCTATGGGTAACATCGCTCCGGACCTCACCAACGTGAAGGATAGGAAGTCTCTGGCTGCTGGATGGATGGAAAACGTGACTGCAGACAACCAA is part of the Opitutales bacterium genome and harbors:
- the coxB gene encoding cytochrome c oxidase subunit II is translated as MSLPSSSSWKPIFKRITFSLFAIAALLGMTGCDFKGRMSTFDPKGPIAEMQLEIFYITVWVTLFLFIAVGGALLYAVWKFRETPENKNDPIPRVGHGNPLIEVGLIAASILMLVIIAVPTVQVIWEQHELPVDSERYRERYGDYEQNLLGNWYDGDIADGEEDEVLVIKAYGWQWWWSFEYPQLDGVVTANEMVIPRGKVVKIELRSKDVIHSFWLPKIAGKVDLMPGRVNWMWIQADEPGYYYGQCAEYCGDSHAYMLFRAEVVEPDEFETWIDRQQRTIEAPEGYDTWGAWLGATNQDESLANTPFLKGAKAYFANNCSYCHAINDMSMGNIAPDLTNVKDRKSLAAGWMENVTADNQVDVPKQYENLVEWIFHSDQVKPGNLMYYPSQGLINYINPPLGDDGQPIRTPMTLEDAENIATFLQEI